In Nitrospira sp., one DNA window encodes the following:
- a CDS encoding type II toxin-antitoxin system PemK/MazF family toxin yields MARILRGEVRWADLNPVRGKEQAGRRPVLVLSHDVFNERSGTVIAIALTSQPQRAGFPLTLALQSKRLPKKSWVKISQIRTLAVERIGQRLGKVNLEELAQVIEGLNEIISA; encoded by the coding sequence ATGGCCCGAATACTGAGGGGTGAGGTTCGTTGGGCGGATCTCAACCCGGTCCGCGGCAAGGAACAAGCAGGGCGGCGCCCCGTGCTGGTCCTCAGCCACGACGTGTTCAATGAACGCTCTGGTACGGTGATCGCAATCGCGCTCACGAGCCAACCGCAACGAGCGGGCTTCCCTCTCACGCTTGCCCTGCAGTCGAAGCGCCTTCCAAAGAAATCATGGGTCAAGATCAGCCAGATTCGCACCTTGGCGGTTGAACGGATCGGGCAGCGACTCGGCAAAGTGAATCTTGAGGAACTGGCTCAGGTCATCGAAGGTCTGAATGAAATCATCAGCGCCTAA
- a CDS encoding ribbon-helix-helix domain-containing protein, with amino-acid sequence MARSKIAISLDESILERLDTLVEKAAFPSRSQAIQEAVEEKLARLDRGRLARECAKLDPVFERTLAEEGLSEDASAWPEY; translated from the coding sequence ATGGCACGATCAAAAATCGCGATATCCCTCGATGAGTCCATCTTGGAACGCCTCGATACCCTCGTGGAAAAAGCCGCCTTTCCCAGTCGGAGTCAAGCCATTCAAGAGGCGGTGGAGGAAAAACTCGCCCGACTGGACCGAGGCCGCTTGGCCAGGGAGTGCGCGAAGCTCGACCCCGTCTTCGAAAGGACGCTTGCCGAGGAAGGCCTGTCTGAGGATGCTTCGGCATGGCCCGAATACTGA
- a CDS encoding transposase — MARPLRLEYPGAVYHVTSRGNARQDIVLDDRDRTLFLDRLGHVIDRFGWRCHAYCLMDNHYHLLIETPQPNLSRGMRQLNGTYTQAMNRRHHRVGHLFQGRFTAIVVEKEAHLLELCRYVVLNPVRAKMVAHPRLWTWSSYLVTAGERTGPHWLSTTWILGQFGTRQQEAHLRYRQFVAEGREGPRPWEQLRGQIYLGSEVFIAQHQPDRVLREISRRQTQAQRPTLTHLFRRQGKEAELIAAAYREHGYRLREIAEHLGVHYVTVSRRLKQAERGRV; from the coding sequence ATGGCACGACCGCTCCGCCTTGAATATCCCGGTGCCGTCTACCATGTCACGAGTCGCGGGAATGCCCGGCAGGACATCGTGCTCGATGATCGAGACCGCACGCTCTTCCTCGACAGGCTGGGCCACGTCATCGATCGCTTCGGCTGGCGCTGTCACGCCTACTGTCTGATGGACAACCATTATCATCTGCTGATCGAAACCCCGCAGCCGAATCTTTCACGAGGCATGCGGCAGCTGAATGGCACATACACGCAGGCGATGAACCGTCGGCATCACCGGGTGGGGCACCTGTTCCAAGGACGGTTCACGGCGATTGTGGTGGAGAAGGAGGCGCATCTCCTCGAACTGTGTCGCTACGTCGTCCTGAACCCGGTCCGGGCCAAGATGGTCGCCCATCCGCGCCTCTGGACCTGGAGTAGTTATCTGGTGACAGCAGGGGAGCGCACCGGGCCACACTGGCTGTCGACCACCTGGATTCTTGGGCAATTTGGCACGCGGCAGCAGGAGGCGCACCTGCGCTATCGGCAGTTTGTGGCAGAAGGACGAGAAGGGCCACGGCCCTGGGAGCAACTGCGTGGACAGATCTATCTCGGCTCTGAGGTGTTCATTGCGCAACATCAGCCGGATCGAGTATTGCGAGAAATTTCGCGGCGGCAGACGCAGGCACAACGGCCCACGCTGACACATCTGTTTCGGCGTCAAGGGAAAGAGGCCGAGCTGATCGCGGCGGCCTATCGAGAGCACGGCTATCGACTGCGAGAGATTGCGGAGCACCTGGGGGTCCATTATGTTACGGTGAGTCGGCGTCTCAAGCAGGCGGAACGTGGCAGAGTGTGA
- a CDS encoding nucleotide-binding protein: MTLPQVFVASSSEGLDTVRAVQKLLQRALNGVAEVRPWPEAFQLTKVYIESLERLLDTSDFAVMVLTPDDRTTSREAETASPRDNVVFELGLFFGRLGRERCFLIKRRDLNLKLPSDLLGIEPANFSMLPGQHLDTALDPACARIGKAIHDATIALPSRPRIGDAGRAAQAAMRRLADRITGTWWERILLKGEAPALSFLTIEMDDVHSSVRLGGKAYGPDGAHVANWRSAATRLDGKKIVYVRECQRLDAKTTAWLPGLGEVAFEDSTNVIEQGDGKFWESDESRPEETVIKLVQLRRNLDDSHALTMGKGSEVEKRRLVREMLDGW, from the coding sequence GTGACTCTCCCTCAGGTATTTGTTGCATCTTCCTCCGAAGGACTGGATACCGTTCGCGCGGTCCAGAAGTTATTGCAGCGAGCCCTGAACGGAGTGGCGGAGGTCAGGCCATGGCCGGAGGCGTTTCAGCTGACGAAGGTGTACATCGAGTCGCTGGAGCGGTTGCTGGATACGTCAGACTTTGCCGTCATGGTCCTCACGCCGGATGACCGGACCACGAGCCGGGAGGCCGAGACAGCGTCGCCGCGCGACAATGTGGTGTTTGAACTCGGATTGTTTTTTGGACGATTGGGTCGCGAGCGCTGTTTTCTGATCAAGCGGCGGGATCTTAATTTGAAGCTTCCGAGTGATCTGCTCGGTATCGAGCCCGCTAACTTCTCGATGTTGCCGGGTCAGCATCTCGACACCGCGCTCGACCCCGCGTGTGCCCGGATCGGAAAGGCGATCCATGATGCAACGATTGCGCTTCCCAGTCGCCCCAGAATCGGTGACGCAGGACGTGCCGCTCAAGCGGCCATGCGAAGGCTCGCTGACCGCATCACTGGTACGTGGTGGGAGCGGATTCTGTTGAAGGGAGAGGCGCCAGCCCTGAGTTTTCTCACGATCGAGATGGACGACGTCCACAGCTCTGTGCGACTCGGTGGCAAAGCCTACGGCCCCGACGGTGCCCACGTGGCGAACTGGAGGAGTGCAGCAACACGTCTCGACGGTAAGAAGATTGTTTATGTCAGAGAATGCCAGCGCCTCGATGCCAAGACGACTGCGTGGCTCCCGGGTTTGGGAGAAGTCGCCTTCGAGGATTCCACCAATGTTATTGAGCAAGGAGACGGCAAATTTTGGGAATCTGATGAATCCCGCCCAGAAGAAACAGTCATAAAACTTGTGCAACTTCGGCGCAACCTTGACGACAGTCACGCGTTGACGATGGGGAAGGGAAGCGAGGTAGAAAAAAGGCGTCTCGTTCGAGAGATGCTCGACGGCTGGTAA
- the thiS gene encoding sulfur carrier protein ThiS → MLVKINGKPEEIHGGTVLDLLKTKNIEPQMVAVEVNDKVLDRDHLATTHLKEGDHVEFLFYMGGGR, encoded by the coding sequence GTGCTGGTCAAGATCAATGGAAAGCCGGAAGAGATTCACGGCGGAACCGTCCTCGATTTGCTGAAGACAAAGAACATCGAGCCGCAGATGGTCGCCGTCGAGGTCAACGACAAGGTGCTGGATCGTGACCATCTTGCCACGACTCACCTCAAGGAAGGTGATCATGTAGAGTTCCTCTTTTATATGGGAGGAGGCCGGTGA
- the cysK gene encoding cysteine synthase A gives MSTALHNDITELIGKTPLVRLNRLSKPGSATIYGKVEFFNPGGSVKDRICLNMINEAERQGMLKPGGTIVEPTSGNTGIGLALVAAVRGYKLILVMPESMSMERASLLSSYGAQLVLTPAWEGMKGSIKEAESILAQNPSYFMPDQFSNAANPAMHRMTTAPEIWDALRGNIDAFVAAVGTGGTITGCGEVFKEKNPHIKVIAVEPATSPVLSGGDPGPHKIQGIGAGFIPKVLNRKILDRVITVTDDEAYQTAKQLSKKEGLLVGISAGANVFAAQKIADELGPGKNVVTILCDTGERYISIEKYFNI, from the coding sequence GTGAGTACGGCGCTGCATAACGATATCACCGAGCTGATCGGCAAGACTCCGCTTGTTCGCTTGAACCGTCTTTCAAAACCTGGCTCGGCGACGATTTACGGAAAAGTTGAGTTTTTCAACCCCGGCGGCAGCGTCAAGGATCGGATCTGCCTCAATATGATCAACGAGGCAGAACGTCAGGGGATGCTCAAGCCGGGTGGAACTATCGTTGAGCCGACCAGTGGAAACACCGGTATCGGACTGGCCTTGGTCGCAGCAGTGCGTGGGTACAAACTCATCCTCGTCATGCCGGAAAGCATGAGCATGGAACGGGCCAGTTTACTGTCCTCATATGGCGCACAGCTGGTGTTGACACCGGCCTGGGAAGGTATGAAAGGGTCCATCAAGGAGGCGGAAAGCATCTTGGCCCAAAATCCGTCGTACTTCATGCCGGATCAATTCTCGAATGCCGCCAACCCCGCCATGCACCGAATGACGACGGCACCGGAAATTTGGGACGCGCTCAGAGGGAACATCGATGCGTTTGTGGCGGCTGTTGGAACCGGCGGGACCATCACAGGATGCGGTGAAGTCTTCAAGGAAAAGAACCCGCACATCAAAGTGATCGCCGTCGAACCGGCGACCTCACCGGTCTTGTCCGGCGGCGATCCAGGGCCTCATAAGATTCAAGGGATCGGCGCGGGCTTTATTCCCAAAGTCCTCAACCGAAAAATTCTCGACCGCGTGATCACCGTGACGGATGACGAGGCCTATCAGACGGCGAAACAACTCTCGAAGAAAGAGGGCCTGCTGGTGGGCATTTCCGCCGGCGCCAATGTGTTCGCTGCTCAAAAGATCGCCGATGAACTGGGACCCGGCAAGAATGTCGTCACGATCCTGTGCGACACAGGTGAGCGTTACATCAGCATTGAGAAATACTTCAACATATAA
- the moeB gene encoding molybdopterin-synthase adenylyltransferase MoeB produces the protein MEFTEEQINRYSRHILLPEVGGKGQKKIAKSRILLVGAGGLGSPAALYLSAAGVGTIGLIDSDVVDLTNLQRQILHHTPDVGRPKVLSGKEKIQALNPDVSVSMYEERLTAGNALKIFGDYDVVIDGVDNFTAKFLINDACFFAGKPLVHGGILRFDGRVTTIIPKKSACYRCVFKTPPPPGFVASCQEAGVIGVLAGIVGTIQATEALKLVLGIGRPLTDRLLDFDARKTQFREIKVRRNPNCALCGDHPTITELFDDGDPYAGCDIRPSA, from the coding sequence ATGGAATTCACTGAAGAACAAATAAATCGTTACAGCCGGCATATTCTGCTCCCTGAGGTCGGCGGCAAAGGGCAGAAGAAAATCGCCAAATCCCGGATTCTTCTCGTCGGTGCCGGTGGTCTCGGCTCCCCTGCCGCACTATATTTGTCTGCAGCAGGAGTCGGCACGATTGGTTTGATCGACAGTGATGTGGTGGATCTGACTAACCTCCAACGTCAAATTCTTCACCATACTCCAGACGTGGGCCGCCCGAAGGTCCTCTCAGGCAAGGAAAAGATCCAGGCGTTGAACCCCGACGTCTCCGTGTCGATGTACGAAGAACGGCTCACGGCGGGAAACGCCCTCAAGATCTTCGGCGACTATGATGTCGTGATCGACGGTGTCGATAATTTCACGGCGAAGTTTCTGATCAACGACGCCTGTTTCTTCGCGGGGAAGCCGCTGGTCCATGGCGGCATTCTGCGATTCGATGGACGCGTGACAACGATCATCCCCAAGAAGTCAGCCTGCTATCGTTGTGTATTCAAAACGCCTCCGCCGCCTGGTTTCGTTGCTTCCTGCCAGGAGGCCGGAGTTATCGGGGTCCTGGCGGGCATTGTCGGAACGATTCAGGCGACGGAGGCATTAAAGCTTGTCCTCGGGATCGGGAGGCCGCTGACGGACCGTCTGCTCGACTTCGATGCGCGCAAAACTCAATTCCGGGAAATCAAGGTCCGACGAAATCCGAATTGTGCGCTCTGCGGGGACCATCCGACGATTACCGAGTTGTTCGACGATGGGGACCCCTATGCCGGATGCGACATACGTCCATCTGCATAG
- the thrC gene encoding threonine synthase, producing MNKMKALVCRECGKEYPTKAIHVCEMCFGPLEVKYNYDEIKKTISRKKIEDGPRSMWRYLDLLPVEGTNFVGPHAGFTPLVRAKNLGAYLGLDELYIKNDTVNHPTLSFKDRVVAVALTRARELGFETVACASTGNLANSVAAHAASANLHCYVFIPGDLEAAKVLGNLIYKPHVVEIEGNYDDVNRLCSEIAGEHGWAFVNINIRPYYAEGSKTLAFETVEQLGWKTPDQVVIPMASGSLLTKIWKGLHEMKALGLIDRVGTKINGAQAEGCSPISTAFKAGRDFFKPVKPQTIAKSLAIGNPADGYYALKATAESHGSMDMVTDEEVVEGIQLLAQTEGIFAETAGGVTIGVLKKLVKQGVIKKDEVTVAYVTGNGLKTQEAVIDSVGRPVRIQPSLVDFEKTFKMGKNGGAA from the coding sequence ATGAACAAAATGAAAGCGCTGGTTTGCCGCGAGTGCGGCAAGGAATACCCGACGAAGGCGATCCACGTCTGCGAAATGTGCTTCGGTCCCCTTGAGGTGAAGTACAACTACGACGAGATCAAGAAGACCATTTCTCGTAAAAAGATCGAGGATGGTCCGCGCAGCATGTGGCGCTACCTCGACCTGCTGCCGGTCGAAGGGACGAACTTCGTGGGTCCACATGCCGGATTCACCCCGCTCGTACGCGCCAAAAATCTCGGCGCCTATCTCGGGCTTGACGAGCTCTACATCAAAAACGACACGGTGAACCATCCAACCCTGTCGTTTAAGGACCGTGTCGTCGCCGTGGCCCTCACGCGCGCGCGCGAGCTCGGTTTTGAAACAGTGGCTTGCGCATCGACCGGCAATTTGGCGAACTCGGTCGCCGCCCATGCCGCATCCGCCAATTTACACTGTTACGTGTTCATCCCCGGCGACCTTGAGGCCGCGAAGGTGCTCGGCAATCTGATTTATAAGCCGCACGTCGTCGAGATAGAAGGAAACTATGACGATGTCAACCGGCTCTGCAGCGAGATCGCCGGTGAACATGGATGGGCATTCGTGAATATCAACATTCGTCCTTATTACGCAGAAGGCTCAAAGACCCTTGCCTTTGAGACGGTAGAACAACTGGGATGGAAAACGCCCGATCAGGTCGTCATTCCAATGGCATCGGGTTCTCTTTTGACCAAGATTTGGAAAGGTCTGCATGAGATGAAGGCCTTGGGCCTCATCGATCGCGTTGGCACCAAGATCAACGGCGCCCAAGCAGAAGGCTGCTCACCGATCTCTACAGCATTCAAGGCGGGCCGCGACTTCTTCAAGCCTGTGAAACCACAGACAATCGCCAAATCCCTGGCCATCGGCAACCCCGCCGATGGCTACTATGCACTCAAAGCCACTGCCGAGAGTCATGGATCCATGGATATGGTGACGGATGAGGAAGTCGTGGAAGGCATTCAGCTCCTGGCCCAAACCGAGGGCATCTTCGCGGAAACAGCCGGAGGCGTCACGATCGGTGTGCTCAAGAAGCTCGTCAAGCAAGGGGTGATCAAAAAGGATGAGGTGACGGTGGCCTATGTCACCGGCAATGGATTGAAGACACAGGAAGCCGTGATCGATTCCGTCGGCCGCCCAGTACGTATTCAGCCTAGCCTGGTGGACTTCGAAAAGACCTTTAAGATGGGAAAGAATGGCGGTGCCGCATGA
- a CDS encoding MoaD/ThiS family protein, which produces MIKVRIPTPLRPLTKGQGEVETNADSVVEMIEALNNTHPGIKDRLCDETGELRRFVNIYVNEEDIRFLKGKDTSLKDGDEVSIVPAIAGG; this is translated from the coding sequence ATGATTAAAGTTCGTATTCCGACTCCGCTTCGTCCCCTGACCAAGGGCCAGGGCGAGGTCGAGACCAACGCCGACAGCGTGGTCGAGATGATCGAGGCGTTGAACAACACACATCCCGGCATCAAAGATCGTCTGTGCGATGAAACAGGAGAACTCCGTCGCTTCGTGAACATCTACGTCAACGAGGAGGACATTCGTTTCCTCAAGGGGAAAGACACGTCCCTCAAGGATGGCGATGAAGTTTCCATCGTTCCGGCGATTGCGGGAGGATAG
- a CDS encoding NIL domain-containing protein, translated as MSHLRFHIRFPEDKIREPIIYQIGREYNVVTDVRRADVRDTTAWADVELSGDTGEIERAVAGLRAKGCVVDPIELNVVE; from the coding sequence ATGTCACATCTGCGTTTCCATATTCGTTTTCCTGAAGACAAGATCAGAGAGCCGATTATCTATCAGATCGGGCGCGAGTATAACGTCGTGACCGATGTCCGGCGGGCCGATGTTCGCGACACCACAGCCTGGGCGGATGTGGAGCTTTCCGGTGATACCGGGGAAATTGAACGGGCCGTCGCTGGGCTGCGAGCCAAAGGCTGTGTCGTCGATCCGATTGAATTGAACGTGGTGGAGTAG
- the moeB gene encoding molybdopterin-synthase adenylyltransferase MoeB — protein sequence MELTEQQIERYSRHIILQDVGGKGQLKLNKAKILLIGAGGLGSPAGLYLAAAGIGTIGLVDGDVVDLSNLQRQIMHSTATLGQPKVESGRKTLSAINPDITIKTYHQLVDAENILSLVSQYDIVLDGSDNFTTRFLVNDACFFAKKTLISASMFRFEGQLTTIKPHQGYPCYRCLYPEPPPAGLVPNCQEAGVLGVLAGTMGILQASEAIKEILGIGETIADKLLIYDALEMKFRKVGRPKDPACPLCGSNPTIKDLSSDYTVTCTI from the coding sequence ATGGAACTGACCGAACAACAAATCGAACGATACAGCCGGCACATCATCCTTCAGGATGTCGGAGGAAAAGGCCAGCTGAAGTTGAACAAGGCCAAAATACTATTGATCGGCGCAGGTGGACTAGGCTCTCCAGCCGGGCTGTACCTCGCTGCCGCCGGTATTGGGACAATCGGCTTAGTCGATGGGGATGTCGTTGACCTCTCGAATTTGCAACGACAGATCATGCACTCGACCGCAACGCTCGGCCAGCCGAAGGTCGAGTCAGGCCGGAAAACCTTGTCGGCCATTAACCCTGATATCACCATCAAGACGTATCATCAGCTGGTCGACGCAGAAAATATCCTCTCCCTCGTCTCGCAGTACGATATCGTGCTCGATGGCTCGGACAACTTTACGACACGTTTCCTGGTCAATGACGCCTGTTTCTTTGCCAAGAAAACATTGATCTCCGCCAGCATGTTTCGGTTCGAGGGACAACTGACGACGATCAAACCGCACCAAGGCTATCCCTGCTACCGCTGTCTCTATCCTGAGCCCCCGCCGGCCGGGTTAGTCCCAAATTGTCAAGAGGCCGGTGTGCTTGGCGTCCTAGCCGGCACGATGGGAATTCTCCAGGCGTCAGAAGCGATCAAAGAAATCCTCGGCATCGGAGAGACGATCGCTGATAAGCTATTGATCTACGATGCGCTCGAGATGAAGTTCCGAAAGGTGGGCCGGCCCAAGGATCCAGCTTGCCCTCTGTGCGGCTCCAATCCCACCATCAAAGATCTGAGCAGTGACTACACGGTCACTTGCACGATTTAA
- a CDS encoding M67 family metallopeptidase has product MADLIIPRQILDEIIVHAKELTPYECCGLLAGTNGVVSRLYRIKNIVAMEGAQNLSSFDSAKAAHLERLSPAERAEIAFVMDMQDFSTAKKDMRNQGLELQVVYHSHPHDPARPSVTDIKIATDYEEIWPKINLPLPAYLLVSLMTFEPDVKTYWIKSGRVAPVDVLIR; this is encoded by the coding sequence GTGGCCGACCTCATCATCCCTCGACAGATTCTCGATGAGATCATCGTCCATGCCAAGGAACTCACTCCGTACGAATGTTGTGGGCTCCTGGCTGGAACCAATGGAGTGGTCAGCCGTCTCTATCGGATCAAGAATATCGTCGCGATGGAGGGTGCGCAGAATCTCTCTTCGTTTGATTCGGCAAAGGCTGCGCATCTCGAGCGGCTCTCGCCGGCTGAACGAGCGGAAATCGCCTTTGTCATGGACATGCAGGATTTCTCAACCGCCAAGAAGGACATGCGTAACCAAGGTCTCGAACTTCAAGTGGTCTATCACTCGCACCCTCACGATCCAGCCCGTCCCTCGGTCACCGACATCAAAATCGCCACTGACTATGAAGAGATCTGGCCGAAGATCAACTTGCCCCTTCCCGCCTATCTCCTGGTCTCGCTCATGACTTTTGAACCGGACGTGAAGACCTACTGGATCAAATCCGGTCGCGTTGCTCCCGTCGACGTGCTCATCCGCTAG
- a CDS encoding DUF2283 domain-containing protein, with product MKISYFQDTDTLYIEFRAGDIAESKDLDENTILDVDTKGNVCAITFEHASQRTDVNHLIVEGIAA from the coding sequence ATGAAAATCAGTTATTTTCAAGATACCGACACATTGTATATTGAATTCCGTGCCGGTGACATCGCCGAATCTAAAGATCTGGACGAAAATACCATTCTTGATGTGGATACGAAAGGTAATGTCTGCGCAATTACTTTTGAGCATGCAAGCCAGCGCACGGACGTCAATCATTTGATCGTTGAAGGCATCGCGGCCTAG